In Bombina bombina isolate aBomBom1 chromosome 6, aBomBom1.pri, whole genome shotgun sequence, a single genomic region encodes these proteins:
- the IER2 gene encoding immediate early response gene 2 protein, with the protein MDCTAEFLAHQQAVHREAQRIASISAFKLFRTRTQRGGMRLHRSLQLALVMRSARELILSSAQVPEQQVVSPPPSPPRESRKRRSCGPITADLVPSKKACLGQETPEPQPQGGPFPGLAEVLQRLLSSGPPPMPGGCGSTVNGHLPVVNTRPVEAF; encoded by the coding sequence ATGGATTGCACAGCAGAGTTTCTGGCTCACCAGCAGGCCGTGCACCGGGAGGCTCAGCGCATAGCATCCATTTCAGCATTCAAACTGTTTCGCACCCGTACTCAGCGAGGAGGTATGCGGCTGCACCGCTCTCTACAGCTGGCTCTGGTGATGCGCAGCGCCCGGGAGCTCATTCTGTCCTCCGCACAAGTTCCCGAGCAACAGGTCGTCTCTCCGCCACCTTCTCCCCCTAGGGAGAGCCGTAAGAGAAGAAGCTGCGGGCCTATAACTGCAGATCTAGTACCCAGCAAGAAAGCTTGTCTAGGCCAAGAGACCCCTGAGCCGCAACCACAAGGGGGTCCCTTCCCCGGCTTGGCTGAAGTTTTGCAGAGACTACTAAGCTCCGGGCCGCCCCCTATGCCTGGAGGCTGCGGATCTACAGTAAATGGACACCTTCCTGTTGTTAATACGAGGCCAGTCGAAGCCTTCTAA